The following proteins are co-located in the Streptomyces sp. DT2A-34 genome:
- a CDS encoding nitrilase-related carbon-nitrogen hydrolase, whose protein sequence is MANVVRAALVQATWTGDTESMVAKHEEHAREAARQGAKIIGFQEVFNAPYFCQVQEPEHYRWAEPVPDGPTVRRMQELARETGMVVVVPVFEVEQSGFYYNTAAVIDADGTFLGKYRKHHIPQVKGFWEKYYFKPGNIGWPVFDTAVGKVGVYICYDRHFPEGWRQLGLNGAQLVYNPSATSRGLSAYLWQLEQPAAAVANEYFVAAINRVGQEPYGDNDFYGTSYFVDPRGRFVGEVASDKGEELVVRDLDFDLIEEVRQQWAFYRDRRPDAYEGLVRP, encoded by the coding sequence ATGGCCAACGTCGTACGTGCCGCTCTGGTCCAGGCGACCTGGACCGGCGACACCGAGTCCATGGTGGCGAAACACGAGGAGCACGCCCGCGAGGCGGCCCGGCAGGGCGCCAAGATCATCGGGTTTCAGGAAGTCTTCAACGCTCCCTACTTCTGTCAGGTCCAGGAACCGGAGCACTACCGCTGGGCCGAGCCGGTACCCGACGGGCCGACCGTGCGCCGTATGCAGGAGCTCGCCCGCGAGACGGGCATGGTGGTCGTCGTGCCCGTCTTCGAGGTCGAGCAGTCCGGGTTCTACTACAACACCGCGGCCGTGATCGACGCCGACGGCACCTTCCTCGGCAAGTACCGCAAGCACCACATCCCGCAGGTGAAGGGCTTCTGGGAGAAGTACTACTTCAAGCCGGGCAACATCGGCTGGCCCGTCTTCGACACCGCCGTCGGCAAGGTCGGCGTCTACATCTGCTACGACCGCCACTTCCCCGAGGGCTGGCGCCAACTCGGGCTCAACGGCGCCCAGTTGGTGTACAACCCGTCGGCCACCTCGCGGGGTCTGTCCGCGTACCTCTGGCAGCTGGAGCAGCCCGCGGCGGCCGTCGCCAACGAGTACTTCGTCGCCGCGATCAACCGCGTCGGGCAGGAGCCGTACGGGGACAACGACTTCTACGGGACGTCGTACTTCGTCGACCCGCGCGGCCGGTTCGTCGGTGAGGTCGCCAGTGACAAGGGCGAGGAACTCGTCGTCCGGGACCTCGACTTCGACCTCATCGAGGAAGTGCGGCAGCAGTGGGCCTTCTATCGTGACCGCCGCCCCGACGCCTACGAAGGGCTGGTGCGGCCGTGA
- a CDS encoding helix-turn-helix domain-containing protein has product MVRTPLTPEERERGERLGRLLREARGGRSMVEVAASAGISAETLRKIETGRAPTPAFFTVAALAHALGLSMDELAGRCTPVVEVAA; this is encoded by the coding sequence ATGGTGCGCACCCCTCTCACCCCCGAAGAGCGTGAACGCGGCGAGCGGCTCGGCCGGCTGCTCCGCGAGGCACGCGGCGGCCGCAGCATGGTCGAGGTCGCGGCGAGTGCCGGTATCTCGGCCGAGACGCTGCGGAAGATCGAGACCGGCCGGGCGCCGACCCCCGCCTTCTTCACGGTGGCCGCACTGGCGCACGCCCTCGGCCTGTCGATGGACGAACTCGCCGGGCGCTGCACACCGGTTGTGGAGGTCGCCGCCTGA
- the map gene encoding type I methionyl aminopeptidase codes for MVELKTDTSIDEMYAAGQVVGQALTAVHKAADVGVSLLELDEVAREVLRAAGATSPFLGYRPSFAPVPFPAVICASVNDAIVHGIPTGYRLRDGDLVSIDCGAELGGWAGDSAISFTVGRARPADVRLVETAERALAAGIEAAVVGNRLGDIAHAIGSVCRAAGYGIPDGFGGHGIGRKMHEDPSVPNEGRPGRGMPLRHGLVLAIEPMLIASGEDGYHAAPDGWTLRTNDGSRAAHVEHTVAITGAGPRILTSREAL; via the coding sequence ATGGTGGAACTGAAGACGGACACGTCGATCGATGAGATGTATGCGGCCGGGCAGGTCGTCGGCCAGGCCCTCACGGCCGTACACAAGGCGGCCGACGTGGGGGTTTCCCTGCTGGAGCTGGACGAGGTGGCGCGTGAGGTGCTGCGCGCGGCGGGCGCGACCTCCCCCTTCCTCGGCTACCGGCCCTCCTTCGCCCCCGTTCCCTTCCCCGCCGTCATCTGCGCCTCGGTGAACGACGCGATCGTGCACGGCATCCCGACCGGTTACCGCCTGCGCGACGGCGACCTCGTCTCCATCGACTGCGGCGCCGAACTGGGCGGCTGGGCGGGCGACTCGGCGATCAGCTTCACGGTCGGCAGGGCGCGACCCGCCGACGTACGGCTGGTCGAGACGGCGGAACGGGCGCTGGCGGCCGGCATCGAGGCGGCCGTGGTCGGCAATCGCCTCGGCGACATCGCGCACGCGATCGGCTCGGTCTGCCGGGCCGCCGGGTACGGCATCCCGGACGGTTTCGGAGGGCACGGTATCGGCCGCAAGATGCACGAGGATCCGTCGGTGCCGAACGAGGGCCGTCCGGGCCGGGGCATGCCGCTGCGGCACGGCCTGGTCCTCGCCATCGAGCCGATGCTCATCGCGAGCGGCGAGGACGGCTACCACGCCGCCCCGGACGGCTGGACCCTGCGCACGAACGACGGCTCCCGCGCGGCGCACGTGGAGCACACGGTGGCGATCACTGGCGCGGGACCGCGCATTCTCACCAGCCGGGAAGCCCTCTGA
- a CDS encoding keywimysin-related RiPP, giving the protein MKKAYEAPTLVRLGTFRKETGLLGRSGNDRLILSKN; this is encoded by the coding sequence ATGAAGAAGGCATACGAAGCACCGACGCTCGTCCGGCTCGGCACGTTCCGCAAGGAGACGGGGCTCCTGGGACGCTCCGGCAACGACCGGCTGATCCTGAGCAAGAACTGA
- a CDS encoding lasso peptide isopeptide bond-forming cyclase, whose amino-acid sequence MTELHESAGTGPGDADFAVFTDRADAAAVARSFTRPGLRTLTHASGRPWLVGRWHDGDLVTASAGATALAVVGCCPVDADELRRRAARLRDFAELDALARSLPGSFHLVAALDGQVRVQGTASGLRLVFHAEIDGVRVAATRADTLAAALDLEPDPRELAVRLLWPAPHPLYETSLWRAVTAVPPQDAVIVAADGRSVRHTRWWTPPEPVRPLAEAAPVIRAALEEAVQARTRQGGVVSCDLSGGLDSTSVCFLADRSPARVVASTWPGRDPADTDLQWAERAAEHLPDVEHVIWDADASPLVYDDLLGIDDLLDEPTIGVMDRSRVLHHLPALAARGSRVHLTGIGGDHVAWCSEAYYHRLLRTRPLFAVRQLRGFRALWQWPLGGTVRALADSRPYGRWLADAAGTLRDPSPSSVATGLGWGMAPRLFGWVTADAERLARRALLDAAATAAPLHPDRGMHADLEQIRSTTRVIRQWDRMAARAGLPMASPFLDDRVIEACLAVRPGERVTPWAYKPVLTAAMSGLVPEECLRRATKATASMDASDGLRAHRADLLALWEDSRLARLGLVDGAELRRLALRPASPGLSDAILYSTIAAEVWLRGLSRSRARTP is encoded by the coding sequence ATGACTGAACTGCACGAAAGTGCGGGGACGGGCCCCGGCGACGCGGACTTCGCGGTCTTCACCGACCGTGCGGACGCGGCCGCCGTGGCCCGCTCCTTCACCCGGCCCGGTCTCCGCACCCTCACCCACGCGTCGGGCCGGCCCTGGCTGGTCGGCCGCTGGCACGACGGGGACCTCGTCACGGCGAGCGCCGGAGCCACGGCCCTCGCCGTCGTCGGCTGCTGTCCGGTCGACGCGGACGAACTGCGGCGCAGGGCCGCACGGCTGAGGGACTTCGCGGAGCTCGACGCGCTGGCCCGCTCCCTGCCCGGCAGCTTCCACCTCGTCGCCGCCCTCGACGGACAGGTCCGGGTGCAGGGCACCGCCTCGGGTCTGCGGCTGGTCTTCCACGCGGAGATCGACGGCGTACGGGTGGCCGCCACCCGCGCCGACACGCTGGCCGCCGCCCTCGACCTCGAACCCGACCCGCGGGAGCTGGCCGTCCGGCTGCTGTGGCCGGCCCCCCACCCCCTGTACGAGACCTCCCTGTGGCGCGCGGTCACCGCCGTGCCCCCGCAGGACGCCGTGATCGTCGCCGCGGACGGGCGCTCCGTACGGCACACCCGCTGGTGGACACCGCCGGAGCCGGTCCGGCCCCTCGCCGAGGCGGCGCCGGTGATCCGGGCGGCTCTGGAGGAGGCCGTTCAGGCGCGGACCCGGCAGGGCGGCGTGGTGAGCTGCGACCTGTCCGGCGGGCTGGACTCCACCTCCGTCTGCTTCCTCGCCGACCGCTCCCCCGCCCGCGTGGTGGCCAGTACCTGGCCGGGCCGCGATCCGGCCGACACGGACCTGCAGTGGGCGGAGCGGGCCGCGGAGCACCTCCCGGACGTCGAGCACGTCATCTGGGACGCGGACGCCTCACCGCTGGTCTACGACGACCTGCTCGGCATCGACGACCTCCTCGACGAGCCCACCATCGGCGTCATGGACCGCTCCCGGGTCCTGCACCACCTGCCCGCCCTCGCCGCACGCGGCAGCCGGGTGCACCTGACCGGCATCGGCGGCGACCACGTGGCCTGGTGCTCCGAGGCCTACTACCACCGGCTGCTGCGCACCCGTCCGCTGTTCGCCGTGCGGCAGTTGCGCGGGTTCCGGGCCCTGTGGCAGTGGCCGCTCGGCGGCACGGTCCGCGCCCTCGCGGACTCGCGGCCGTACGGCAGGTGGCTCGCCGACGCCGCGGGCACGCTGCGCGATCCGTCGCCCTCCTCCGTGGCCACCGGGCTCGGCTGGGGCATGGCACCGCGGCTGTTCGGCTGGGTGACCGCGGACGCCGAGCGGCTGGCGCGCCGGGCGCTGCTCGACGCCGCGGCGACGGCGGCACCGCTGCATCCGGACCGGGGGATGCACGCGGACCTGGAGCAGATCCGCTCGACCACGCGCGTCATCCGCCAGTGGGACCGGATGGCGGCCCGCGCCGGTCTGCCGATGGCCTCCCCCTTCCTCGACGACCGCGTCATCGAGGCATGTCTGGCCGTACGCCCCGGCGAGCGCGTCACCCCGTGGGCGTACAAGCCGGTGCTGACCGCCGCGATGAGCGGCCTGGTTCCCGAGGAGTGCCTGCGCCGCGCCACCAAGGCCACGGCCTCCATGGACGCCTCCGACGGGCTGCGCGCCCACCGCGCCGACCTGCTGGCGCTGTGGGAGGACTCCCGGCTGGCGCGACTCGGCCTGGTGGACGGCGCCGAGCTGCGCCGCCTCGCCCTACGGCCCGCCTCCCCCGGCCTGTCCGACGCCATCCTCTACTCCACGATCGCCGCCGAGGTGTGGCTGCGGGGGCTGTCCCGCAGCCGTGCCCGTACCCCCTGA
- a CDS encoding lasso peptide biosynthesis PqqD family chaperone — MPLRFDAHVSTAETDYGTVLLDERAGTYWELNPTATLVVRTLLEGGEEADAAAALVREFDIDRAQAQRDVEALVGHLREAGLAS; from the coding sequence ATGCCCTTGCGGTTCGACGCACATGTGTCCACGGCCGAGACCGACTACGGCACCGTCCTGCTGGACGAACGGGCCGGTACCTACTGGGAGTTGAACCCGACCGCCACCCTGGTGGTCCGTACGCTGCTGGAGGGCGGCGAGGAGGCGGACGCGGCCGCCGCCCTGGTCCGCGAGTTCGACATCGACCGGGCGCAGGCCCAGCGGGACGTCGAGGCGCTCGTCGGCCACCTGCGCGAGGCGGGGCTGGCCTCATGA
- a CDS encoding lasso peptide biosynthesis B2 protein codes for MTTPSALRRPTGVPLGRRLAARLVLLPAVALALLPPRRIRAVLGVLRLRAAPATTAQAQAARDAMCAVSLRCTGPKGCLPRSLGAALLCRLQGAWPTWCAGARVVPPFTAHAWIEAEGRPVGEGVPDGYFARLVAVEPTER; via the coding sequence ATGACGACGCCCAGCGCGCTTCGACGCCCCACCGGCGTGCCCCTCGGCCGCCGCCTGGCCGCACGCCTCGTGCTGCTTCCCGCCGTCGCGCTCGCCCTGCTGCCGCCCCGCCGCATCCGCGCCGTCCTCGGCGTCCTGCGCCTCAGGGCCGCGCCCGCCACCACGGCGCAGGCCCAGGCCGCGCGGGACGCCATGTGCGCCGTCAGCCTGCGCTGCACCGGGCCGAAAGGGTGCCTGCCGCGCTCCCTGGGGGCCGCGTTGCTGTGCCGGCTCCAGGGGGCGTGGCCGACGTGGTGCGCCGGGGCCCGGGTCGTCCCGCCGTTCACCGCGCACGCCTGGATCGAGGCGGAGGGCCGCCCCGTCGGCGAGGGCGTACCGGACGGCTACTTCGCGCGGCTGGTGGCCGTCGAGCCGACCGAGCGATGA